In Thiothrix unzii, the sequence TTTTTCAATCTTCTAGACACCGTTTTGCCATTGGCACACCCCTTGCAATAACTTCAGCGTAACTAACGACAAGCAAGGAACACACCATGAGCACTACCGCCACTCCCTACGAAGTCCTCCACGAAGCAGGCCACGCGCCCGTTAAAGCGTGGACAAAAGGCGTGCCTTTCGACGACAACTCTAAAAAGCAATTGCTGAACATTGCGCAGATGCCGTTTATTCACCAGTGGGTGGCGGCGATGCCGGATGTGCATTTGGGGAAAGGTGCAACGATTGGCAGCGTGATTCCGACCGTGGGGGCGATTATTCCGGCAGCGGTGGGCGTGGATTTGGGTTGCGGGATGATGGCGGCGAAAACCACCTTGACCGCAGCCGATTTGCCCGATTCCTTGGAGGCGATGCGTAGCAAGATCGAAAAAGTTGTTCCGCATGGGCGCGTGGCGACTCGCGGTAAACGCGATACTGGAAGCTGGGGTGAGCCGCCGGACGATGTGCTGGAAAAATGGTTGGCGTTGAGTGCGGGTTTCCAGCGTTTGTGCGAGAAGCATCCGTTCCTGAAAAACACCAATAACTTGAAGCATTTGGGGACGCTGGGTACGGGCAACCATTTCATCGAGGTGTGTTTGGATGAAACGCAAACCGTGTGGGTGATGTTGCACAGCGGGTCACGCGGGGTGGGGAATGCCATCGGTACACACTTTATCGAGCAGGCGAAAAAGGACATGGAACGCTATTTCATTCACCTGCCGGATAAGGATTTGGCGTACATCCCCGAAGGTAGCCCGCATTTCCGTAACTACGTGGAGGCGGTAGCGTGGGCACAGGATTTCGCGCAAGCCAACCGCGAGCTGATGATGGCGCGTACTTTGCAAGCGATCCGCGAGGTGTTGCCGATCCCGTTCACGGCGGACGTAGAGGCGGTGAATTGCCACCACAACTACATCAGCCGCGAACACCATTACGGCAAGGATGTGTGGGTGACGCGCAAAGGCGCGGTGAGTGCGCAACAAGGTCAGCTTGGGATTATTCCGGGCAGCATGGGGGCGAAATCGTTCATCGTGCGCGGGCTGGGTAATGCCGAAAGCTTTTGCAGTTGCAGCCACGGCGCGGGGCGCGTGATGTCGCGTACTGAGGCGAAACGCCGCGTGTCGTTGGAGGAGCATAAACGCGCTGTTGCGGGGGTGGAATGCCGCGTGGATGAGGCAGTGATTGACGAAACGCCGTCGGCTTACAAGCCGATTGATAAGGTGATGGCGGCGCAAAGCGATTTGGTGGAAGTGTTGCATACGCTGAAGCAGGTGGTTTGTGTGAAGGGGTGATGCCCTTTCATACTTCAGTTGTCCGATTCGCACGGATACAGCGAGATATACACATCCACCCCCAAAGCAGTCAGACGGGTCAGGGTTGCATTGGTCAGCCTATTTCTGACCCATAACCCGCCGCATTGATAGCCGATGTCCAATGTTTTGGTCATGCAAGCGTCCCAAATAGCACCGGCTGGAGCATCCAGTGCTTCGATCGCATCAAGCATGGCTATGATGGTCAGTTCAGGCTGACGCAGGTGCAATGCCTCGTCAGCCGGTTCATTGACTTCCAACGTTGCAAACCATTTGCCGTCATCACGAACACCCGCGTGCAATGAATACAAACCGCTAGATTCCAACGCTTGAACCAGAAGTGTCAAATCTTGCTCTGCAATCAGGTCAAGGTCAGTGTTGAGATAGGGTAGTGTTTTCATGATTTTATCGCGTTACTCAACAATCATCACAAACCACGCAAATATTCCAACTCCGCTTCGAGTTCGCCAGGGTCGTAGTTAACCACCGGAATATCGCGTTTAGCGCATTCTTCGTAAAAGCGGTAGCGGTCTACGCCTGCAAACTCACAGGCGCGTCCAGAAGATATTTTCCCTGCATGAAACAGTGCAATACCTGCTTCCAGCTTGATTTGTTTTTCCAGTTCGGGAAGTGTGTCACGCCCGAAATCTTCGGGTATCTCCAGTGTGATTTGCATATCCAACACCTCGGTTAATCTTCGTGTGATTCATCATAATCGTTGCGCTATGCGTTCAGCAATGAATTACATCACGCCTATTCGATGGGTTCGAGTGGTAATCAGTATTCAATGAAATGATTGTAAAATACAGTCAAATGTATAACATATGAATACATTCATGCGTTATTGGGAGACTTCACCATGAGCCGAACCGCTGTCATTACTACCCGCATCGACCCCATGCTAAAAGCCAATGCTGAACAGGTATTGGCGCAACTGGGCATGACTACCGCACAAGCCATTACCATGTTCCTGAAGCAGATTGAGTTAAACCGTGGTTTGCCATTCACACCTCGTTTGCCACCACAAGCTACGCACGTTTACAAACCGTTCAAGGCGGAAACCTTCAGCTTGGGCAGCGATGTGATGCCTGATCGGGATGAGATGTATACAGAACGGGGTTTGTAAACCATATGTTCGCACTGGATACCAACCTGCTGGTGTACGCACACAATGTTGACGCACCCTTTCACAAAGCTGCGAAAGCCTTTGTCGAAAAAGTCCTGAATGAGCGTGATAGCGCGGGCAATCTCACTATCTGCATTCCTGCACAAGTTTTGGTCGAGTTTTTGAACGTGATTACTTGGGCAAAACTGGAATCGCCATTGCCTCTACCTGTTGCCTTGCGGGTGGTGCAGCAATACATGGATACGGGCGTGACGATCGCGCATCCGTTGCCCAGTCAGTTGGATACCTTGCTGGAACTGCTGGCAACGGTGAAAACCCGCAAAAAGATTTTTGATGTCGCGCTGGCGGCAACACTGAGAGACAACGATGTCGTTGGGTTGTACACGCTGAATACCAAAGACTTTATCGAGTTCACCTTTCTGAATGTCGTGAATCCATTAGCGAATGTTTAGCATGACCTACCAAGAATTCTACTGAATCTCCACATCCTGCATCATGCCCGCATGTTCTAGCAAGCGGCTTGTCTGTTGCTGGATGCTATCCCGCAAGTTTGCTGCAAACTGCTGTTCTGCTGGAGTTTTCAATACACACGCTGCCCACACGCGGGGCAATTGTTCCACAACCTGCTTGCACATGGCGGTCAGTGTTGCCTGCACCAATGAGCGCAACAGACCACAACTTGCGGCAAAATCTGCCAATTGAAAGGCGGAGATACGAGTATCGAAATCATCCCCCAACGCCATCGCCAGTTCCTGCTGGTATTCGGGATACACCGCGATATTGACCAGATCGTAGCAAGGCGCGGGTTCGATACCGTTTTTGCCGACGAAAAAGCTGATGTTTTTGCCGTGCGCATCCCAATTGCTGATGATGAGATTGAACAGCACCCAGTCCAGCACGTATTTGCGGGCAAGTGCAGGCGAACGGCAATGGGCGCAGAAGGCGAATAAACGCGGCAAACTTGCGCCGTCACGGATAGCCGCCACATCGGGGCTGTTACCAAAATTGCGCTCGTATTTGTATTCGGGCGGCAAATCGAGTGCTTGGCAACCATCAATCAGATGGCGACGCAATACCATATCGCCCTGGCGTTTGCGGTCGAAGCGCGTCACCAGCAACGCACGATGCTGCCCGAAACGCCGCAATTCCACCGCTGCGACGGGCAAACCGATGGATTGAGCAAGCTGCATCAACAGGTATTCATTCAGCACCACATGGTTCTGGTTGGCTGGCTCGAATTTGAGGATATGGGTGGAACACAAACTGCCTTCACCAAATGCCAGCCCGCCTTGTGCATCCGCCAACACATTGATTTTATGTTGAACCCCAGCCACCGACAAGCGCGGGCGACCATCCCACACAATCAGGTTACGGGCGGGTTGATTGTCGAGACGCTCGAGCAATTCATCAAGCAAGATCGGGCGCAAGTGGGCGGGCTGGATGGGTTCAAGCGTTTCAGGCAAAAACTGCAATGCACCCGGCGTATCTGCCCCCAAAGCACGGATAATCCCAAAGGTATTGGCGCGGCTGATTTGGTAGTTTTCCAGCAGGATGTCGAAACCCTGACCTTCGGGCAGCAAGTTACGCAGGAAACGTTGCACCACTTGATGATTCGCTGTGTTTGTCAGCGGCAAATGCGGCGAAATGGCAAAACCACTGGCCTGCCATGCCGGTGTGTATTCCAGCGTCAATTGCCCTTGCGCATCTGCCAGCAGGAAACCAATGGGCTGCTCCCCCAAGCAAACCCGCAGACGATGTTCATACCCAGTCATCGTCGCCACCTTCTGTCCACGGCTCCACTTTCAGCCCAATACCAAGACCGTTGAGCACTTGCAGCAGCGTGCTAAGTTGCACGCCGGAATGCCCGCGTTCCAGCTTGCTCAAAGTATCCTTGGCAACACCAAGCAATGCGGCGGCATCGTCAATCCGTAAACCGGATTGGGTGCGCTTGGCGCGAATGAATTGCCCCAGTAATTCGGGGGTGAGTGCGCCGGATTGTTGTGGGGTGGGAAGTGGGATCAGGGGTCTTGCCATACTGGATTACCATTGTTCCTGCTATTCAAGGAATAATAGCGTATTAGCAATGGAATGCAATATTATTCCTTGAATAGCAGGAACAATTACCGCAAGCCCACACGCCAAAACAGATGCTATGCGCCAAGGCTCATCAATGCTATAACAATAGCAATCTGAACGCTGGAGGAGGCGTATGGAGCAAGTTAAGGATTCGGCAACCAGTTTATCGCAGCGACGGCGCACCATTGAAACACAGTGGAGTCGTTTTGTTGCTGGCAGCCCCTTCGTAAAACGCGACGGTATCCGTGATGACATTATGTCGTCATGGCAGCGCAGTGCTCAACACATCCATCCGCTCCAAGTTCACGCGCCTGCTGACGATGAATATTCCACGCTGCAACGCTGGAAAGAGTCCCAACTGTGCCTAGCCGCGCAACGCGAACAAGAACAAATGATGCAACTTGCCCATGAAGGCGAGTTAGTCGCAGCCATTGCCGATCCGCAAGGGCGTTTATTATGGACATTTTCCAGCCGTCACATGCGCAGCCGCGCGGAATCGGTCAATTTTACCGCTGGCGGTTTATGGGATGAAGCCTCGGTCGGCACAAATGCGGTGGGTTTGGCGTTGAAATTGCGGCGTTCTGTCACGGTGTTTTCGTCGGAACATTACCTGCCTTTTGTGCATGATTGGGTGTGTTACGCCGCACCGATTACGCATCCGCAATCCGGCGAAGTGCTGGGTGTGTTGGATATGTCTACCACATGGAATCGCCATACACCGTTGGGGCAAGCGGCTGTTACCGAATTGGCGCGTGCGATTGGGCGATGCTTGCCGCAGCAGTTACCCCGCGCTGAATTGGAAATCCATGCACTGGGGCAGCCCCGCATTCTGTTTAGGGGTAAGCCCTTGAGCCTGCCCATGCGCCAAGTGGAAATCCTTTGTCTGTTGGCCTTGAATCCGCAAGGTTTGAGCCTCGAAGGTTTCCACGCGGCGTTGTACGGCGATCAACCTATTTCCACCACGACGTTGAAAGCGGAACTGTCGCATTTGCGGCGTTTGCTGGATGGGCAAATCGGTTCGCGCCCGTACCGTTTACAAATGCCGGTGTGGGCGGATTTCATTCAAGTCTGGCAAGCCTTGCGCCAGCAACAAAGCCAAGAAGCCTTTTCGCTATACCGTGGTTCGTTTTTGCCGCAATCCGCCTCACCAGAGCTGGAAGAATGGCG encodes:
- a CDS encoding type II toxin-antitoxin system RelB/DinJ family antitoxin, producing MSRTAVITTRIDPMLKANAEQVLAQLGMTTAQAITMFLKQIELNRGLPFTPRLPPQATHVYKPFKAETFSLGSDVMPDRDEMYTERGL
- a CDS encoding type II toxin-antitoxin system VapC family toxin — encoded protein: MFALDTNLLVYAHNVDAPFHKAAKAFVEKVLNERDSAGNLTICIPAQVLVEFLNVITWAKLESPLPLPVALRVVQQYMDTGVTIAHPLPSQLDTLLELLATVKTRKKIFDVALAATLRDNDVVGLYTLNTKDFIEFTFLNVVNPLANV
- a CDS encoding UPF0175 family protein, with translation MQITLEIPEDFGRDTLPELEKQIKLEAGIALFHAGKISSGRACEFAGVDRYRFYEECAKRDIPVVNYDPGELEAELEYLRGL
- a CDS encoding helix-turn-helix domain-containing protein codes for the protein MEQVKDSATSLSQRRRTIETQWSRFVAGSPFVKRDGIRDDIMSSWQRSAQHIHPLQVHAPADDEYSTLQRWKESQLCLAAQREQEQMMQLAHEGELVAAIADPQGRLLWTFSSRHMRSRAESVNFTAGGLWDEASVGTNAVGLALKLRRSVTVFSSEHYLPFVHDWVCYAAPITHPQSGEVLGVLDMSTTWNRHTPLGQAAVTELARAIGRCLPQQLPRAELEIHALGQPRILFRGKPLSLPMRQVEILCLLALNPQGLSLEGFHAALYGDQPISTTTLKAELSHLRRLLDGQIGSRPYRLQMPVWADFIQVWQALRQQQSQEAFSLYRGSFLPQSASPELEEWRYCIDAVMGKAIDSCQDPSVLMGQLCHSTGGSELVRERLAELVLHPVRF
- a CDS encoding helix-turn-helix domain-containing protein: MARPLIPLPTPQQSGALTPELLGQFIRAKRTQSGLRIDDAAALLGVAKDTLSKLERGHSGVQLSTLLQVLNGLGIGLKVEPWTEGGDDDWV
- a CDS encoding HipA domain-containing protein — translated: MTGYEHRLRVCLGEQPIGFLLADAQGQLTLEYTPAWQASGFAISPHLPLTNTANHQVVQRFLRNLLPEGQGFDILLENYQISRANTFGIIRALGADTPGALQFLPETLEPIQPAHLRPILLDELLERLDNQPARNLIVWDGRPRLSVAGVQHKINVLADAQGGLAFGEGSLCSTHILKFEPANQNHVVLNEYLLMQLAQSIGLPVAAVELRRFGQHRALLVTRFDRKRQGDMVLRRHLIDGCQALDLPPEYKYERNFGNSPDVAAIRDGASLPRLFAFCAHCRSPALARKYVLDWVLFNLIISNWDAHGKNISFFVGKNGIEPAPCYDLVNIAVYPEYQQELAMALGDDFDTRISAFQLADFAASCGLLRSLVQATLTAMCKQVVEQLPRVWAACVLKTPAEQQFAANLRDSIQQQTSRLLEHAGMMQDVEIQ
- a CDS encoding RtcB family protein; translated protein: MSTTATPYEVLHEAGHAPVKAWTKGVPFDDNSKKQLLNIAQMPFIHQWVAAMPDVHLGKGATIGSVIPTVGAIIPAAVGVDLGCGMMAAKTTLTAADLPDSLEAMRSKIEKVVPHGRVATRGKRDTGSWGEPPDDVLEKWLALSAGFQRLCEKHPFLKNTNNLKHLGTLGTGNHFIEVCLDETQTVWVMLHSGSRGVGNAIGTHFIEQAKKDMERYFIHLPDKDLAYIPEGSPHFRNYVEAVAWAQDFAQANRELMMARTLQAIREVLPIPFTADVEAVNCHHNYISREHHYGKDVWVTRKGAVSAQQGQLGIIPGSMGAKSFIVRGLGNAESFCSCSHGAGRVMSRTEAKRRVSLEEHKRAVAGVECRVDEAVIDETPSAYKPIDKVMAAQSDLVEVLHTLKQVVCVKG